A region of Massilia sp. WG5 DNA encodes the following proteins:
- a CDS encoding DUF2145 domain-containing protein translates to MLPRLAAAALAVLCLGASAGAWAGMPVLCERGKDVGAADQDRVLRFAGAVKRELDASGARVALISRAGLDLSRFGLLYSHAGVALKDQPGASWTVRQLYYACDESRPRLFDQGVAGFALGADAPGQGHVSLVFLDPDQGAQLEQAARDKRLALALLAGRYSANAYAFGTRYQNCNQWVAEMLASAWGHLDGNGDAPARERAQAWLRAQGYAAGPLRVPSHWLMFAGQFVPLVHVNDHPVDDIYALALRVSVPASIEAFVHARTPQAQRVELCHDRRHIVVHRGWEALGAGCEPMAGDQVIALAP, encoded by the coding sequence ATGCTGCCGCGCCTCGCGGCCGCCGCGCTCGCCGTCTTGTGCCTTGGCGCGAGCGCGGGCGCCTGGGCCGGCATGCCGGTCCTCTGCGAGCGCGGCAAGGACGTCGGCGCCGCCGACCAGGATCGCGTGCTGCGCTTTGCCGGCGCGGTCAAGCGCGAACTCGATGCCTCGGGCGCGCGCGTGGCGCTGATCTCGCGCGCCGGCCTCGACCTGAGCCGCTTCGGCCTGCTGTATTCGCACGCCGGCGTGGCCCTGAAGGACCAGCCGGGCGCATCCTGGACCGTGCGCCAGCTGTATTACGCCTGCGACGAATCGCGTCCGCGCCTGTTCGACCAGGGCGTGGCCGGTTTCGCGCTCGGCGCCGACGCGCCCGGCCAGGGGCATGTGTCGCTGGTCTTCCTCGACCCGGACCAGGGCGCGCAGCTGGAACAGGCCGCGCGCGACAAGCGGCTGGCGCTGGCCCTGCTGGCCGGCCGCTACAGCGCCAACGCCTACGCCTTCGGCACCCGTTACCAGAACTGCAACCAATGGGTGGCCGAGATGCTGGCCAGCGCCTGGGGACATCTCGACGGCAACGGCGACGCTCCCGCGCGCGAGCGCGCCCAGGCCTGGCTGCGCGCGCAGGGCTACGCGGCGGGACCGCTCAGGGTGCCCTCGCACTGGCTGATGTTCGCCGGCCAGTTCGTGCCGCTGGTGCACGTGAACGACCACCCGGTCGACGACATCTACGCGCTGGCCCTGCGCGTGAGCGTACCGGCCTCGATCGAGGCGTTCGTGCACGCACGCACGCCGCAGGCGCAGCGCGTGGAGCTGTGCCACGACCGCCGCCACATCGTCGTGCATCGCGGCTGGGAAGCCCTCGGCGCCGGCTGCGAACCGATGGCCGGCGACCAGGTGATCGCGCTTGCTCCCTGA
- a CDS encoding vanadium-dependent haloperoxidase codes for MKRRSFLKLGAGAVLGGSLGACGGNGDGPSADPPPSPPPDPPAAAKTVAGWTNVALQALRDVQPGPPMAARSLSILYTCMYNAWCAFDPVALPTRKPWPGRRPPAERTPANRAAAMSHAAYAALVDQFPTTKAAFDAYMASLGYDTGATDAAGASALGSAVARIEIEYCHADGANQLGDMTPSGVPYADYTVYTPKNPPMVVGEATPPAAIPAPGNWQPLTYADAAGVVRTPNFLAAMWDKVRPFALKSSDQFRPAPPPAYGSPGYIEEVRRIVEVQGALNDTRKAIADYWADIARTVLPPGHWLSFGLYVSERDHHTDDQDIRMFMALSNALADAAIAAWDAKRTYDSERPITAVRFLMAGQTIRAYGLPGPQAGLRDIPGEIWVPYQPMTFPTPPFPEYVSGHSSFSAAAAEVLRSFSGSDAFGASHTVPAGSLGLEPGVPANAVTLSWPTFSAAAEEAGLSRIYGGIHFDSGNTAGQALGRKVGARAFAKASALWQGAA; via the coding sequence ATGAAACGGCGCAGTTTCCTGAAGTTGGGTGCGGGGGCCGTCCTGGGTGGGAGCCTCGGCGCGTGCGGCGGCAATGGCGACGGTCCGTCCGCCGATCCTCCGCCCAGTCCGCCGCCTGATCCGCCGGCCGCGGCCAAGACAGTGGCCGGCTGGACCAATGTGGCCTTGCAGGCGCTGCGTGACGTCCAGCCCGGGCCGCCGATGGCGGCGCGCTCGCTGTCCATCCTCTACACCTGCATGTACAACGCCTGGTGCGCCTTCGACCCGGTGGCGCTGCCGACCCGCAAGCCCTGGCCCGGGCGGCGCCCGCCCGCCGAGCGGACCCCGGCGAACAGGGCCGCGGCGATGAGTCATGCGGCCTACGCGGCCCTGGTCGACCAGTTCCCGACCACCAAGGCGGCCTTCGATGCGTACATGGCGAGCCTCGGCTACGACACCGGCGCCACGGACGCCGCCGGCGCATCCGCCCTCGGCAGCGCAGTGGCGCGGATCGAGATCGAATACTGCCATGCCGACGGCGCCAACCAGCTCGGCGACATGACGCCCAGCGGCGTGCCCTACGCGGACTATACCGTCTACACGCCGAAGAATCCGCCGATGGTGGTCGGCGAAGCCACGCCGCCCGCTGCGATCCCGGCGCCCGGCAACTGGCAGCCGCTGACCTATGCCGACGCCGCCGGCGTGGTCCGGACGCCGAACTTCCTGGCGGCGATGTGGGACAAGGTGCGGCCCTTCGCGCTGAAGTCGAGCGACCAGTTCCGGCCCGCGCCGCCGCCCGCCTACGGCTCGCCCGGGTACATCGAGGAGGTGCGCCGCATCGTCGAGGTGCAAGGCGCGCTGAACGACACCCGGAAGGCGATCGCCGACTACTGGGCCGACATCGCGCGCACCGTGCTCCCGCCCGGACACTGGCTTTCCTTCGGCCTGTACGTGTCCGAACGCGACCACCACACGGACGACCAGGACATCAGGATGTTCATGGCGCTGTCGAACGCGCTCGCCGACGCCGCCATCGCCGCCTGGGACGCCAAGCGCACCTACGATTCGGAGCGGCCGATCACTGCGGTGCGTTTCCTGATGGCCGGCCAGACGATCAGGGCCTACGGCCTGCCGGGGCCGCAGGCCGGGCTGCGCGACATCCCGGGCGAGATCTGGGTTCCTTACCAGCCGATGACGTTCCCGACGCCGCCGTTTCCGGAATACGTCTCGGGCCACAGCAGCTTCAGCGCGGCGGCGGCGGAGGTGCTGCGCAGCTTCAGCGGCAGCGATGCCTTCGGCGCCAGCCACACCGTCCCGGCCGGCAGCCTGGGACTCGAGCCGGGCGTGCCGGCGAACGCCGTGACCCTGAGCTGGCCCACCTTCAGCGCGGCCGCCGAGGAGGCCGGTCTGTCCCGCATCTACGGCGGCATCCATTTCGACAGCGGGAACACGGCCGGCCAGGCGCTGGGACGCAAAGTCGGCGCCCGGGCGTTCGCCAAGGCCAGCGCCCTGTGGCAGGGCGCCGCCTGA
- a CDS encoding aspartyl/asparaginyl beta-hydroxylase domain-containing protein, whose translation MKWQILGIYLLSVMCIHWRGRLRLPLRQQLVDQSTFLAPVNLFMVMFSRAPTTPFVAAGDLPELEPLREHWRMILAEAEDLKALRKEGMVRGGWKDLYLKWYDTAQPAARELCPRTCALLQAIPAVKLATFVELPAGTGLRPHRDPYAGWLRYHLGLATPNDDACFMEVDGQRYTWRDGQAMLFDETYVHWANNGCGRSRLVLLCDVERPMRFRWAQAVNHWFGRMLTAGMNAPPSGAERPEPEGLPFRLLRALGQGRRRLRARSMAAYRVLMAASVAGFAVLLYLA comes from the coding sequence ATGAAATGGCAAATCCTCGGCATCTACCTGCTCTCGGTCATGTGCATCCATTGGCGCGGCAGGCTGCGGCTGCCGCTCAGGCAGCAGCTGGTCGACCAGTCGACCTTCCTGGCGCCGGTCAACCTGTTCATGGTCATGTTTTCGCGGGCGCCGACCACGCCCTTCGTCGCCGCCGGCGACCTGCCGGAGCTGGAGCCGCTGCGCGAGCACTGGCGCATGATCCTGGCCGAGGCCGAGGACCTGAAGGCGCTCCGGAAGGAAGGGATGGTGCGGGGCGGCTGGAAAGACCTCTACCTGAAATGGTATGACACCGCCCAGCCGGCCGCGCGCGAGCTGTGTCCGCGCACCTGCGCCCTGCTGCAGGCCATCCCCGCGGTCAAGCTCGCGACCTTCGTCGAGCTGCCGGCCGGCACCGGCCTGCGCCCGCACCGCGATCCCTACGCCGGCTGGCTGCGCTATCACCTGGGCCTGGCGACGCCGAACGACGACGCCTGCTTCATGGAAGTCGACGGCCAGCGCTACACCTGGCGCGACGGCCAGGCGATGCTGTTCGACGAAACCTACGTGCACTGGGCGAACAATGGCTGCGGCCGCAGCCGGCTGGTGCTGCTGTGCGACGTCGAGCGGCCGATGCGCTTCCGCTGGGCCCAGGCGGTGAATCACTGGTTCGGCCGAATGCTGACGGCGGGCATGAACGCGCCGCCTTCGGGCGCCGAACGGCCGGAGCCGGAAGGCCTGCCGTTCCGGCTGCTGCGCGCGCTGGGACAGGGCCGCCGTCGCCTCAGGGCGCGCAGCATGGCCGCCTACCGGGTACTGATGGCCGCGTCGGTGGCCGGGTTCGCGGTGCTGCTTTACCTGGCGTGA